The following coding sequences are from one Leptospira mayottensis 200901116 window:
- a CDS encoding sodium-translocating pyrophosphatase: MSILAIVTAVVYALKVTTIKVGAAGGNEKETKKLLEISSAISEGAMAFLVREYKVISVFIAFMAVLIVLLLDNPATEGFNDGLHTAIAFIAGAIISCLSGFIGMKIATVGNVRTAEAAKTSLSKAFRVAFDSGAVMGFGLVGLAILGMTVLFLVFTGMYPTIEKHFLMESLAGFGLGGSAVALFARVGGGIYTKAADVGADLVGKVEKGIPEDDPRNPATIADNVGDNVGDVAGMGADLFGSCAEATCAALVIGATASALSGSVDALLYPLLISAFGIPASLLTSFLARVKEGGNVESALKVQLWVSTLLVAGIMYFVTNTFMVDSFEIAGKMIGKWDVYISMVVGLFSGMFIGIVTEYYTSHSYKPVREVAEASNTGAATNIIYGLSLGYHSSVIPVILLVITIVTANLLAGMYGIAIAALGMISTIAVGLTIDAYGPVADNAGGIAEMAELGKEVRDRTDTLDAAGNTTAAIGKGFAIGSAALTSLALFAAFITRTHTMSLEVLNAEVFGGLMFGAMLPFLFTAMTMKSVGKAAVDMVEEVRKQFREIPGIMEGKNKPDYKRCVDISTTAALREMILPGLLVLMTPILVGYLFGVKTLAGVLAGALVAGVVLAISAANSGGGWDNAKKYIEKKAGGKGSDQHKAAVVGDTVGDPFKDTSGPSINILIKLMAITSLVFAEFFVQQGGLLMRLFHH, encoded by the coding sequence ATGTCTATTTTGGCGATCGTCACTGCGGTAGTTTATGCCCTGAAAGTTACCACTATCAAAGTGGGTGCTGCGGGCGGTAACGAAAAAGAAACGAAAAAACTTTTAGAAATATCTTCCGCCATCTCCGAAGGGGCTATGGCCTTCCTCGTCCGAGAATACAAGGTCATTTCCGTATTCATCGCCTTTATGGCAGTCCTGATCGTTCTTCTTTTGGACAATCCTGCCACCGAAGGATTCAATGATGGACTTCATACGGCGATTGCGTTTATCGCGGGGGCCATAATCTCTTGTCTTTCCGGTTTTATCGGAATGAAAATTGCAACTGTAGGAAATGTAAGAACGGCGGAAGCGGCAAAAACTTCACTATCCAAAGCTTTCCGAGTCGCTTTTGACTCTGGAGCAGTGATGGGATTTGGACTCGTGGGACTTGCAATTCTTGGGATGACCGTCCTTTTTCTAGTCTTTACGGGAATGTATCCTACGATAGAAAAACATTTCCTCATGGAATCCTTAGCCGGTTTCGGTTTAGGGGGTTCTGCAGTGGCGTTATTTGCCCGAGTAGGCGGTGGAATTTACACAAAGGCTGCAGACGTAGGAGCGGACTTGGTCGGTAAGGTAGAAAAAGGAATTCCCGAAGACGATCCAAGAAACCCCGCTACGATTGCGGATAACGTGGGAGACAACGTGGGAGACGTCGCCGGAATGGGGGCCGACTTGTTCGGTTCTTGTGCGGAAGCGACTTGTGCGGCGCTTGTGATTGGTGCTACCGCATCGGCTCTTTCCGGGTCCGTGGACGCTCTTCTTTACCCGCTTCTTATTTCCGCTTTTGGAATTCCCGCATCTCTTTTGACCAGTTTTCTTGCGAGAGTCAAGGAAGGCGGAAACGTAGAATCCGCTTTGAAAGTTCAGCTCTGGGTTTCCACCTTACTTGTCGCGGGGATCATGTATTTTGTAACGAATACGTTTATGGTGGATTCTTTTGAAATCGCCGGAAAGATGATCGGAAAATGGGACGTTTACATTTCCATGGTAGTCGGTCTTTTCTCGGGGATGTTTATCGGAATCGTAACCGAGTATTATACTTCTCATTCTTACAAGCCAGTAAGGGAGGTCGCGGAAGCGTCTAACACCGGAGCGGCGACAAACATCATCTATGGACTATCTCTCGGATATCATTCTTCCGTAATTCCAGTGATTTTACTCGTAATCACCATTGTAACCGCGAACCTTCTCGCAGGGATGTATGGAATTGCGATTGCGGCTCTCGGGATGATTTCCACGATTGCCGTCGGACTAACGATTGATGCTTATGGTCCTGTTGCAGATAACGCAGGCGGGATTGCTGAAATGGCTGAACTCGGAAAAGAGGTTCGCGATAGAACTGATACGCTTGACGCGGCGGGAAATACGACTGCGGCGATCGGAAAAGGTTTCGCGATCGGTTCCGCAGCGCTTACTTCTCTCGCTCTTTTTGCAGCGTTTATCACGCGAACTCACACCATGAGCCTTGAAGTTCTGAATGCGGAAGTGTTCGGCGGACTGATGTTCGGAGCAATGCTTCCTTTCTTATTCACTGCTATGACAATGAAATCCGTAGGTAAGGCTGCGGTTGACATGGTGGAAGAAGTTCGTAAACAATTTCGTGAGATTCCGGGAATTATGGAAGGGAAAAATAAACCGGATTACAAACGTTGTGTGGACATTTCCACGACGGCGGCACTCAGAGAAATGATTCTTCCTGGACTACTTGTTCTCATGACTCCAATTTTGGTCGGGTATCTTTTCGGAGTGAAAACTCTCGCGGGTGTTCTCGCAGGTGCGTTGGTCGCGGGGGTGGTTCTTGCTATCTCTGCGGCGAATTCCGGTGGAGGTTGGGACAACGCAAAGAAATACATCGAAAAAAAAGCCGGTGGTAAAGGTTCCGACCAACACAAGGCGGCGGTCGTAGGCGATACCGTAGGTGATCCATTCAAGGATACTTCCGGGCCTTCGATCAACATTCTCATCAAATTGATGGCGATCACAAGCCTCGTGTTTGCGGAATTTTTCGTTCAGCAAGGCGGACTTTTGATGAGATTGTTTCATCATTAA